In Synechococcus sp. MW101C3, one genomic interval encodes:
- a CDS encoding ferredoxin, giving the protein MSSGILPASAGVERHLLLCATPTKALCGDPAVGAASWALLKRLLRERGLEDPGRPQGVVLRSKADCLRVCEGGPILLIWPEGLWYGGVTPERIERIVDDHLIAGRPIDDWVIRRTPFAPTATGVQGLPCT; this is encoded by the coding sequence ATGAGCAGCGGCATCCTGCCGGCGTCAGCCGGCGTCGAGCGCCACCTGCTGCTCTGCGCCACCCCCACCAAGGCCCTGTGCGGTGATCCGGCGGTGGGAGCCGCCAGTTGGGCCCTGCTCAAGCGCCTGCTGCGCGAGCGCGGCCTGGAGGACCCGGGGCGCCCCCAGGGGGTGGTGCTGCGCTCCAAGGCCGACTGCCTGCGCGTGTGCGAAGGCGGGCCGATCCTGCTGATCTGGCCGGAAGGCCTCTGGTACGGCGGTGTGACGCCGGAGCGGATCGAGCGGATCGTGGACGACCACCTGATTGCCGGCCGTCCCATCGACGACTGGGTGATTCGCCGCACGCCGTTCGCCCCCACCGCCACCGGCGTTCAGGGGCTCCCCTGCACCTGA
- a CDS encoding DEAD/DEAH box helicase — MAAPSFDLGRRAPGTATAASGAASGAASEAASGPATGGGLRPRQWQRQLIDLMRRRLVRAGPEGEDVLVHAGPGAGKTLGALLGFQRLLAEGRLSHFLVFCHRQSIASQWRSSAARLGLELGELDLEASAAGEGSGSSGWSGMVPGQGLLISYQSAARHRLQLERELAGLQAGKVLAIADEVHHLGLDPDDPEATAWSHAFGRLSRNCVMRLGLSGTPFRADNLGFSASRRIARRQEGVIVEEIAPDLSVEPRQLIDQGDVRPLEFRFQDGWVDHGQASADGALAAIELERSPLSAEHRESWRARNLRRAIRLGDPSSIALRVLLQARRKLETLRNTDHPEAGGLVIARDIAHARGLSGLLEEQGDQVLLVHSQDPEAAQRLADFRAGGADWLVSIDMCAEGFDAPRVRVVAYLTTVVTRSRFVQAITRAVRVDGQRAEQETIPRHPSYVYAPADPLLVSYARTWSVAEPYLIQPKPMPEEPGAAAGGRAPGLPLEALRDEAGEVIRLRGPQLPGFLHTRQRA; from the coding sequence GTGGCCGCACCCTCCTTCGATCTTGGCAGGCGTGCCCCAGGCACCGCCACAGCCGCATCCGGAGCGGCGTCAGGAGCAGCGTCGGAAGCGGCGTCCGGCCCGGCCACCGGCGGCGGGCTCAGGCCGCGCCAGTGGCAACGCCAGCTGATCGACCTGATGCGGCGGCGGCTGGTGCGCGCCGGGCCGGAGGGCGAAGACGTGCTGGTGCATGCCGGGCCCGGAGCCGGCAAGACCCTGGGGGCGCTGCTGGGGTTCCAGCGCCTGCTGGCGGAAGGGCGGCTGAGCCATTTCCTGGTGTTCTGCCATCGCCAGTCGATCGCCAGCCAATGGCGCTCCTCCGCCGCACGCCTGGGCCTGGAGCTGGGGGAGCTCGATCTCGAAGCGAGCGCTGCAGGCGAAGGCAGTGGCAGTAGCGGCTGGAGTGGGATGGTCCCCGGCCAGGGGCTGCTGATCAGCTACCAGAGCGCGGCCCGGCACCGGCTGCAATTGGAGCGCGAGCTGGCGGGCCTTCAGGCCGGCAAGGTGCTGGCGATCGCCGATGAGGTGCACCACCTCGGCCTCGATCCCGACGATCCGGAAGCCACCGCCTGGAGCCATGCCTTCGGCCGCCTCAGCCGGAACTGCGTGATGCGCCTGGGGCTGAGCGGCACTCCGTTCCGCGCCGACAACCTCGGTTTCAGCGCCTCCCGCCGCATCGCCCGGCGGCAGGAGGGCGTGATCGTCGAGGAGATCGCCCCCGACCTGAGCGTGGAACCGCGCCAGTTGATTGATCAGGGGGACGTGCGGCCGCTGGAGTTCCGCTTCCAGGACGGTTGGGTCGACCACGGCCAGGCCAGCGCCGATGGGGCGCTGGCGGCAATTGAACTGGAGCGTTCGCCCCTTTCCGCCGAGCACCGGGAGAGCTGGCGCGCCCGCAACCTGCGTCGGGCGATCCGCCTGGGGGATCCCAGCAGCATTGCCCTGCGGGTGCTGCTTCAGGCGAGGCGCAAGCTCGAAACACTTCGCAACACCGACCATCCCGAGGCCGGCGGCCTGGTGATCGCCCGCGACATCGCCCATGCCCGCGGCCTCTCCGGACTGCTGGAGGAACAGGGCGACCAGGTGCTGCTGGTGCATTCGCAGGATCCGGAGGCGGCCCAGCGGCTGGCGGACTTTCGCGCCGGTGGCGCCGACTGGCTGGTGAGCATCGACATGTGCGCCGAAGGTTTCGATGCCCCCCGCGTGCGGGTGGTGGCCTACCTGACCACCGTGGTCACCCGCAGCCGCTTCGTGCAGGCGATTACGCGGGCCGTCCGCGTCGATGGCCAGCGGGCGGAACAGGAAACGATCCCAAGGCACCCCTCCTATGTGTATGCGCCCGCCGACCCTTTGCTGGTCAGCTATGCGCGCACCTGGTCGGTGGCAGAGCCCTATCTGATCCAGCCGAAGCCCATGCCGGAGGAGCCCGGGGCCGCGGCGGGTGGACGCGCGCCTGGGTTGCCACTGGAGGCCCTGCGCGATGAAGCCGGCGAGGTGATCCGGCTGCGCGGGCCCCAGCTGCCCGGCTTCCTGCACACCCGTCAGCGCGCCTGA
- the infA gene encoding translation initiation factor IF-1, translating to MIETSGVIEKEQGNGFYLVTLDQPAGHQCLCRAAGKLTKFRIKLLAGDKVLVEISPYDLTRGRITYRERNAGATGPRPGGNRPGGPRRR from the coding sequence ATGATCGAAACCTCGGGCGTGATCGAGAAGGAACAGGGCAATGGTTTCTACCTGGTGACCCTCGATCAGCCCGCTGGCCACCAGTGCCTGTGCCGTGCTGCAGGCAAGCTCACCAAGTTCCGCATCAAGCTGCTGGCCGGTGACAAGGTGCTGGTCGAGATCAGCCCTTATGACCTCACCCGTGGCCGCATCACCTACCGGGAACGCAACGCCGGTGCCACGGGCCCGCGCCCGGGTGGCAACCGTCCGGGCGGCCCGCGCCGCCGCTGA
- a CDS encoding NAD(P)H-binding protein, with product MQVLVVGATGTLGRQIARHALEQGHQVRCMVRSPRKASFLQEWGCELTRGDLLEPDSLAYALEGQEAVIDAATARPTDSAGIYTIDWQGKLNLVRACEAANVKRFVFVSLLEAAQHRNVPLMDIKYCTEQLLAASQLDYTILRCVAFMQGVIGQFAIPVLESQTVWVSGTPTPIAYMNTQDVARFSVAALSHDETIRQSFPVVGPKAWNTGEVTQLCERYSGRSARVFRVRPFLIRLMQGLASFFEPGVQVAERLAFADVTGGGQSLEAPMEESYAAFGLDPAATTRLEDYLKEYYDTILRRLREMEADLDKSAKKKLPF from the coding sequence ATGCAGGTTCTGGTCGTCGGCGCCACAGGAACTCTCGGCCGCCAGATCGCCCGGCACGCGCTGGAGCAGGGGCATCAGGTGCGTTGCATGGTGCGCTCCCCTCGCAAGGCCTCGTTCCTGCAGGAATGGGGCTGCGAGCTCACCCGTGGTGACCTGCTGGAACCCGACAGCCTCGCCTACGCCCTTGAGGGCCAGGAAGCGGTGATCGATGCGGCCACCGCCCGCCCCACCGACAGTGCCGGCATCTACACGATCGACTGGCAGGGAAAGCTCAATCTGGTGCGGGCCTGCGAAGCGGCCAACGTGAAGCGCTTCGTGTTCGTGTCGCTGCTGGAGGCGGCGCAGCACCGCAACGTGCCGCTGATGGATATCAAATACTGCACCGAGCAGTTGCTGGCGGCCTCCCAACTGGATTACACGATCCTGCGCTGCGTGGCCTTCATGCAGGGGGTGATCGGTCAGTTCGCCATCCCGGTGCTCGAAAGCCAGACGGTGTGGGTGAGCGGAACGCCCACGCCGATCGCCTACATGAACACCCAGGACGTAGCCCGATTTTCGGTGGCGGCCCTGAGCCATGACGAAACGATCCGCCAGTCCTTTCCTGTGGTGGGGCCGAAGGCCTGGAACACCGGGGAAGTCACCCAGCTGTGCGAGCGCTACAGCGGGCGATCGGCTCGCGTGTTCCGTGTGCGGCCCTTCCTGATCCGTCTGATGCAGGGTCTGGCGTCGTTCTTCGAGCCCGGGGTGCAGGTGGCTGAACGGCTGGCTTTCGCCGACGTGACAGGGGGAGGCCAGAGCCTGGAGGCACCGATGGAGGAGAGCTATGCCGCCTTCGGGCTGGACCCGGCCGCTACCACCCGCCTGGAGGACTACCTCAAGGAGTATTACGACACGATCCTGCGGCGTCTGCGCGAGATGGAGGCCGATCTCGACAAGAGCGCCAAGAAGAAGCTTCCCTTCTGA
- a CDS encoding N2,N2-dimethylguanosine tRNA methyltransferase produces MLLARQLSLAGPLRVLDLMTGCGIRALRYGQESPAQLVWANDADPDRQPLLHANLAPLADRPGLELCCSALTAQQLLAGCLQRQERFELVDLDAFGCPTPLLPLALEAVAFGGVLYVASTDGRSPTGHDRSAAVRTLGAAARAHPASWELALRLQLGVIARTAWAMGRGLQPVFSFSEGRTFRTAVRILRRPLAGEERQLGLLAHCHHCGEQQVQSLLRLRQWQVCCEPAAALAVSGPLWIGPLQDPATLTAIRAATAAEDASLCRAAARLLGSLAADAGLPARCWPLAELGRRLGGGPPRLQVLLADLNNQGWEACASGVMPGQFRTDAPWPLVLERAGALNR; encoded by the coding sequence GTGCTGCTGGCGCGCCAGCTCAGCCTGGCGGGCCCCCTGCGGGTGCTCGACCTCATGACAGGCTGCGGCATCCGGGCGTTGCGCTACGGCCAGGAGAGCCCGGCCCAGCTGGTGTGGGCCAACGACGCCGATCCCGACCGTCAGCCGCTGCTGCACGCCAACCTTGCCCCCCTGGCGGATCGCCCGGGGCTGGAGTTGTGCTGCTCCGCCCTCACCGCCCAGCAGCTGCTAGCGGGTTGCCTGCAGCGGCAGGAGCGCTTCGAGCTCGTTGATCTTGACGCCTTCGGCTGTCCCACTCCCCTGTTGCCGCTGGCGCTGGAGGCGGTGGCTTTCGGCGGTGTGCTCTACGTGGCCAGCACTGATGGCCGCTCCCCCACCGGCCACGACCGTTCTGCCGCCGTGCGCACCCTGGGGGCTGCGGCGCGGGCCCACCCGGCCAGCTGGGAGCTGGCGCTGCGCCTGCAGCTGGGGGTGATCGCCCGCACGGCCTGGGCCATGGGGCGGGGCCTGCAGCCGGTGTTCAGCTTTAGTGAGGGCCGCACGTTCCGCACGGCGGTGCGGATCCTGCGCCGGCCCTTGGCGGGCGAGGAACGGCAGCTCGGCCTGCTGGCGCACTGCCACCACTGCGGTGAGCAGCAGGTGCAGAGCCTGCTGCGCCTGCGCCAGTGGCAGGTGTGCTGCGAGCCTGCGGCCGCGCTGGCGGTGAGTGGCCCGCTCTGGATCGGTCCGCTGCAGGATCCCGCCACGCTCACGGCGATCCGTGCTGCCACTGCGGCGGAGGATGCTTCGCTCTGCCGTGCTGCCGCCCGCCTGTTGGGCAGCCTCGCCGCCGACGCGGGCCTGCCCGCGCGCTGCTGGCCCCTGGCCGAGCTGGGCCGGCGCCTGGGGGGCGGTCCGCCGCGGTTGCAGGTACTGCTCGCAGACCTGAACAACCAGGGATGGGAGGCCTGCGCCAGTGGGGTGATGCCCGGCCAGTTCCGGACCGATGCCCCCTGGCCACTGGTGCTCGAACGGGCCGGGGCGCTAAATAGGTAG
- a CDS encoding pseudouridine synthase, with amino-acid sequence MPTLLFHKPYGVLSQFTAEPGSPWVHLAEFIPVREVYAAGRLDADSEGLLLLTSVGRLQQRLTDPRWGHWRRYWVQVEGEPTPAGLAALQAGVTIQGQRTLPARARLLADPGLPPRDPPIRERRAIPTSWLELELREGRNRQVRRMTAAVGWPTLRLIRTAIDLMDGQPPLDLIDLPAGQWRPVSQAEEERLQRLLLLASAQSDGPVRGRGGRAGGGKSGRNGGGG; translated from the coding sequence GTGCCCACCCTGCTGTTCCACAAGCCCTACGGCGTGCTCAGCCAGTTCACGGCAGAACCGGGCAGCCCATGGGTGCACCTGGCAGAGTTCATCCCGGTGCGGGAGGTCTACGCCGCCGGACGGCTGGATGCCGACAGTGAGGGACTGCTGCTGCTCACGAGCGTGGGCCGCCTGCAGCAACGGCTCACCGATCCCCGCTGGGGACACTGGCGCCGCTACTGGGTACAGGTGGAAGGGGAGCCCACCCCGGCCGGGCTGGCCGCCCTGCAAGCGGGGGTGACCATCCAGGGCCAGCGCACCCTGCCCGCCCGGGCCCGGCTGCTGGCGGATCCCGGCCTGCCGCCACGGGATCCACCGATCCGTGAGCGGCGCGCCATTCCCACCAGCTGGCTGGAACTGGAGCTGCGCGAGGGGCGCAATCGGCAGGTGCGCCGCATGACCGCGGCAGTGGGATGGCCCACCCTGCGGCTGATCCGCACCGCCATCGACCTGATGGACGGTCAGCCGCCGCTTGATCTGATCGACCTGCCGGCCGGCCAGTGGCGCCCGGTGAGCCAGGCGGAGGAGGAACGCTTGCAGCGGCTGCTCCTGCTTGCTTCCGCCCAGAGCGACGGTCCCGTCCGAGGGCGAGGCGGACGGGCCGGTGGCGGGAAATCCGGGCGCAACGGCGGTGGCGGATAG
- a CDS encoding alpha/beta fold hydrolase has translation MTSLGQPVATAGPDWGRAAVWRWRGLDCHWRVLGDPDGPPLLLLHGFAAGSGHWRATAGPLAAAGWCVYGLDLIGFGASAQPAMRLDNRLWARQAQRFLEQVVQQPAVLIGHSLGGLVALSCGVFFPAWVRGVVAAPLPDPTLLMPVPARRAPWLRWLQRRAVVWLCRLLPLELLVPLIARTPLLDLGIQSAYNSPVIGDSALHQLIARPARRPTAAWALRGMSIGMALRPRGATAAVLLQRLRRPLLVLWGEADRLVPIEVAAEMRKLRPDLELHKLEGVGHCPHDEDPATVDRLLQAWLRRLPPRPEDPR, from the coding sequence GTGACATCCCTGGGCCAGCCTGTCGCAACGGCCGGACCCGACTGGGGCCGCGCGGCGGTGTGGCGATGGCGCGGGCTCGACTGCCACTGGCGCGTGCTGGGCGATCCGGACGGGCCACCACTGCTGCTGCTGCATGGCTTCGCCGCCGGCAGCGGCCACTGGCGGGCCACCGCCGGCCCACTGGCAGCCGCAGGCTGGTGCGTCTATGGCCTCGATCTGATCGGCTTCGGCGCCTCGGCCCAGCCGGCGATGCGCCTCGACAACCGGCTCTGGGCCCGTCAGGCCCAAAGGTTTCTTGAACAGGTGGTGCAACAGCCGGCCGTGCTGATCGGGCACTCGCTGGGAGGGCTGGTGGCACTCAGCTGCGGGGTGTTCTTTCCCGCCTGGGTGCGGGGGGTGGTGGCCGCACCGCTGCCGGATCCCACTTTGCTGATGCCCGTGCCGGCGCGGCGGGCGCCATGGCTGCGCTGGCTGCAACGCCGGGCGGTGGTGTGGCTCTGCCGGCTGCTGCCGCTGGAGCTGCTGGTGCCCCTGATCGCCCGCACGCCGCTGCTGGATCTGGGCATCCAGTCGGCCTACAACTCGCCGGTGATCGGCGACAGCGCCCTGCACCAGCTCATCGCCCGTCCGGCACGTCGCCCCACCGCCGCCTGGGCCCTACGCGGCATGAGCATCGGTATGGCGCTGCGCCCCCGTGGAGCCACCGCAGCGGTGCTGCTGCAGCGCCTGCGCCGGCCGCTGCTGGTGCTGTGGGGGGAAGCCGATCGGTTGGTGCCGATCGAGGTGGCCGCCGAGATGCGGAAGCTCCGGCCCGACCTCGAACTGCACAAGCTGGAGGGGGTGGGCCATTGCCCACACGACGAAGATCCCGCCACGGTCGATCGCCTGCTGCAGGCCTGGCTTCGCCGTCTGCCACCCCGGCCCGAGGATCCCCGCTGA
- the petM gene encoding cytochrome b6-f complex subunit PetM, producing MASEIFGIAAIFWVLIPVGLAGGALLLKLQKD from the coding sequence ATGGCCTCTGAAATCTTCGGCATCGCGGCGATCTTCTGGGTGCTCATCCCCGTGGGTCTGGCCGGCGGTGCCCTGCTGCTCAAGCTGCAGAAAGACTGA
- a CDS encoding peptidylprolyl isomerase produces MAFSLTRTLLVSLLLFTPFGLSACGSDQSQAALGCASAASPCLSGKAVVSLQTSRGDVVVELNGADAPLTAGNFVDLVRRGTYNNTVFHRVVNQPTPFVVQGGDPQSATPGVSPELFGTGSFVDPSTGQPRFIPLELGMKGKATPRYGEQLTDPADAAQLRLVHERGAIAMARSEDPNSASAQFYVALRPLPELDGRYAVFGRVVKGMDVVDRIQQGDKLVKASVIEGGTLVKGQP; encoded by the coding sequence ATGGCGTTCTCGCTCACCCGCACCCTTCTGGTGAGCCTGCTGCTGTTCACACCCTTCGGCCTCAGCGCTTGCGGCAGCGATCAGAGCCAGGCCGCTCTCGGTTGTGCCTCTGCCGCCAGCCCCTGCCTGAGCGGCAAGGCCGTGGTGTCGCTCCAGACCAGCCGCGGCGATGTGGTCGTGGAGCTCAATGGCGCCGATGCCCCGCTCACCGCCGGCAATTTCGTCGACCTGGTGCGCCGCGGTACCTACAACAACACTGTCTTTCACCGGGTGGTGAACCAGCCCACACCGTTCGTGGTGCAGGGCGGTGACCCCCAGAGCGCCACCCCCGGCGTGAGTCCCGAGCTGTTCGGCACCGGCAGCTTCGTGGACCCCAGCACCGGTCAGCCCCGCTTCATTCCGCTGGAACTGGGCATGAAGGGCAAGGCCACTCCCCGCTACGGCGAGCAGCTCACCGATCCGGCGGATGCAGCGCAGCTGCGGCTCGTGCACGAGCGCGGTGCCATCGCCATGGCCCGCTCCGAGGACCCCAACTCCGCCAGTGCGCAGTTCTACGTGGCTCTGCGGCCGCTTCCCGAGCTCGACGGCCGCTACGCCGTGTTCGGCCGCGTGGTGAAGGGCATGGACGTGGTGGACCGCATCCAGCAGGGAGACAAGCTGGTGAAGGCCAGCGTGATCGAGGGCGGCACCCTGGTGAAGGGTCAGCCCTGA
- the ilvN gene encoding acetolactate synthase small subunit has protein sequence MKHTLSVLVEDQSGALSRISGLFARRGFNIESLAVGPAEQRGVSRLTMVVEGDDRTLEQMTKHLNKLVNVLNVIDLSTIPAVERELMLLKVAAPAESRAAILDLVQVFRANVVDVADNALILEVVGDPGKLVALEQILESYGILEIVRTGKVALERASGVNTAYLKTTASEKRVPA, from the coding sequence ATGAAGCACACCCTCTCGGTGCTGGTGGAGGACCAATCCGGTGCCCTCAGCCGGATTTCTGGATTGTTCGCCCGCCGCGGCTTCAACATCGAGAGCCTGGCGGTGGGCCCGGCCGAGCAGCGGGGCGTCTCGCGCCTCACCATGGTGGTGGAGGGCGACGATCGCACGCTCGAGCAGATGACCAAGCACCTCAACAAGCTGGTCAACGTGCTCAACGTGATCGACCTCTCCACGATTCCTGCGGTGGAGCGCGAACTGATGCTGCTCAAGGTGGCGGCGCCGGCCGAGAGCCGAGCCGCCATCCTGGATCTGGTGCAGGTGTTCCGCGCCAACGTGGTGGACGTGGCCGACAACGCCCTGATCCTTGAGGTGGTGGGCGACCCGGGCAAGCTGGTGGCTCTCGAGCAGATCCTCGAGAGCTACGGAATCCTCGAAATCGTGCGCACCGGAAAAGTGGCCCTAGAGCGGGCCTCCGGTGTGAACACCGCCTACCTCAAGACCACCGCCTCAGAGAAACGGGTGCCGGCCTGA
- a CDS encoding SDR family oxidoreductase, with amino-acid sequence MPFPSTPTLLAVTGASGKTGWRVVQEARRRGYSVRAILRPGSNVPEGLEGAELIRLELSDQSALQQALAGVEALVIATGARPSIDLTGPLQVDALAIRSQIAACRAAGVKRVVLVSSLCSGRLFHPLNLFGLILIWKRVGERWLESSGLDWTVIRPGGLRESEEGLEREGLRFSGPDQQESNSIPRRLVARVCLDAVEAPASIGRLIEITSSQDLLPSSLAQWLEGAAGASPARA; translated from the coding sequence ATGCCCTTCCCTTCCACTCCGACACTGCTGGCCGTCACTGGTGCCTCCGGCAAGACCGGCTGGCGGGTCGTACAGGAAGCGCGCCGCCGTGGTTATTCGGTGCGGGCGATCCTGCGGCCGGGCTCGAACGTCCCTGAAGGACTGGAAGGGGCGGAGCTGATCCGGCTGGAACTGTCCGACCAGAGCGCCCTGCAGCAGGCGCTCGCCGGCGTGGAGGCGCTGGTGATCGCCACCGGCGCGCGCCCGTCGATCGACCTGACCGGTCCGCTGCAGGTGGATGCGCTGGCGATCCGCAGCCAGATCGCCGCCTGCCGTGCCGCCGGGGTCAAGCGCGTGGTGCTGGTGAGCTCGCTCTGCAGCGGCCGGCTGTTTCACCCGCTCAACCTGTTCGGCCTGATCCTGATCTGGAAGCGCGTCGGCGAGCGTTGGCTGGAGAGCAGCGGCCTGGATTGGACCGTGATCCGCCCCGGTGGGCTGCGCGAAAGCGAGGAGGGTCTCGAGCGCGAAGGGCTGCGCTTCAGCGGTCCGGACCAGCAGGAGAGCAACAGCATTCCCCGCCGCCTGGTGGCGCGCGTCTGCCTCGATGCCGTCGAAGCGCCCGCCTCCATCGGTCGCCTCATCGAAATCACCAGCAGCCAGGACCTGCTGCCCAGCTCCCTGGCCCAGTGGCTGGAGGGGGCGGCCGGCGCCAGCCCCGCGCGCGCCTGA
- a CDS encoding alpha/beta fold hydrolase, which produces MTAAALLDHLGVPPFQPRAPWWGADLQTLRDTLRPERLPAESAQAVPLALPGGEALLGCLDAPAAGPDGSAASPHALVLLLHGLGGSSRSIGLLRLAHVLRQAGFAVLRLNLRGAGAGRSLARGTYAAHCNRDLIPALRQARSLAAGRPLLGVGLSLGGTVLLNGLLDASAPGLLDGLVVVSSPIDLASSSAAIGRPRNRLYERWLLQRLRQQTLADPGGLQDGQRSQLQAVESIRAFDALITAPRWGFESVEAYYAGASPLWLLQGCLAGEPPARPLPPLLLVHALDDPWVPAAPAVALQERLTPASPLQIVLSQAGGHNGFHGSGGSWSDLLVTRWLLDQVQGSP; this is translated from the coding sequence TTGACTGCTGCGGCTTTGCTGGATCACCTGGGCGTGCCGCCCTTCCAGCCCCGGGCGCCCTGGTGGGGCGCCGATCTCCAGACCCTGCGCGACACGCTGCGTCCAGAGCGCTTACCGGCGGAGTCGGCCCAGGCGGTGCCGCTGGCGCTGCCCGGAGGCGAAGCCCTGCTCGGCTGCCTCGATGCCCCCGCTGCTGGCCCCGACGGCTCCGCCGCCAGCCCCCACGCCCTCGTGCTGCTGCTGCATGGGCTGGGCGGCTCCAGCCGCAGCATCGGCCTGCTGCGGCTGGCGCATGTCCTGCGGCAGGCGGGGTTTGCCGTGCTGCGGCTGAACCTGCGCGGCGCGGGAGCGGGCCGGAGCCTGGCGCGGGGCACCTACGCCGCCCACTGCAACCGCGATCTGATCCCGGCGCTGCGGCAGGCCCGCAGCCTCGCCGCCGGCCGCCCTCTGCTGGGGGTGGGGCTGTCGCTCGGCGGCACCGTGCTGCTCAATGGCCTGCTCGACGCCTCCGCCCCGGGATTGCTGGACGGCCTGGTGGTCGTGAGTTCCCCGATCGATCTGGCCAGCAGTTCGGCCGCCATCGGCCGGCCCCGCAACCGCCTGTACGAGCGCTGGCTGCTGCAGCGCCTGCGCCAGCAGACCCTGGCCGATCCCGGTGGCCTGCAGGACGGGCAGCGCAGCCAGCTGCAGGCGGTGGAGTCGATCCGCGCCTTCGACGCCCTGATCACCGCGCCGCGCTGGGGATTCGAGTCTGTGGAGGCCTACTACGCGGGCGCCAGTCCGCTCTGGCTGCTGCAGGGCTGCCTGGCGGGAGAACCTCCAGCGCGGCCTTTGCCCCCTCTGCTGCTGGTGCATGCCCTCGACGATCCATGGGTGCCCGCTGCCCCCGCGGTGGCGTTGCAGGAGCGGCTCACGCCGGCCTCACCGCTGCAGATCGTGCTCAGTCAGGCGGGCGGCCACAACGGCTTCCACGGCTCGGGGGGCAGCTGGTCGGATCTGCTGGTGACGCGCTGGCTGCTGGATCAGGTGCAGGGGAGCCCCTGA
- a CDS encoding 1-deoxy-D-xylulose-5-phosphate reductoisomerase has translation MKAISVLGSTGSIGTQTLELAEEFPDRFKVVGLTAGRNLPLLVEQIVRHSPEVVALAEGELLAELSARLDALPKEQQPLRRPELLGGNEGLCAVASWASADLVVTGIVGCAGLLPTLAAVEAGKDLALANKETLIAAGPVVLPALKRSGSRLLPADSEHSAIFQCLQGTPWADTARLSTGVPTPGLRRLQLTASGGAFRDWPAADLAKATVADATSHPNWSMGRKITVDSATLMNKGLEVIEAHYLFGLDFDHIEIVIHPQSIIHSMVELVDSSVLAQLGWPDMKLPILYCLSWPERLETPWRRLDLTEVGTLSFRAPDGAKYPCMALAYAAGRAGGTMPAVMNAANEQAVALFLEERVHFLDIPKLIEQVCDRHRADLSAAPSLADVLAVDAWARQAVREAAAATGRTLLTA, from the coding sequence ATGAAAGCGATCAGCGTGCTGGGCTCCACCGGCTCGATCGGCACCCAGACCCTGGAGCTGGCCGAGGAATTCCCCGATCGCTTCAAGGTGGTGGGGCTCACCGCCGGACGCAACCTGCCCTTGCTGGTGGAGCAGATCGTGCGCCACAGCCCCGAAGTGGTGGCGTTGGCCGAGGGGGAGCTGCTGGCTGAGCTGAGCGCACGGCTCGATGCCCTGCCGAAGGAGCAGCAACCGCTGCGGCGCCCTGAGCTGCTGGGCGGCAACGAAGGGCTCTGCGCCGTTGCCTCCTGGGCCAGCGCCGATCTGGTGGTGACCGGCATCGTGGGCTGCGCCGGGCTGCTGCCGACCCTGGCGGCGGTGGAGGCGGGCAAGGATCTGGCCCTTGCCAACAAGGAAACCCTGATCGCCGCAGGGCCGGTCGTGCTGCCGGCGCTGAAGCGCAGCGGCAGTCGCCTGCTGCCGGCCGATTCGGAGCATTCCGCCATCTTCCAGTGCCTGCAGGGCACCCCCTGGGCCGACACCGCCCGCCTCTCCACCGGCGTTCCCACCCCGGGGCTACGCCGCCTCCAGCTCACCGCCTCGGGCGGTGCCTTCCGCGACTGGCCGGCCGCCGATCTGGCCAAGGCCACCGTGGCCGATGCCACCAGCCACCCCAACTGGAGCATGGGGCGGAAGATCACGGTGGATTCCGCCACCTTGATGAACAAGGGGCTGGAGGTGATCGAAGCCCACTACCTCTTCGGCCTCGATTTCGACCACATCGAGATCGTGATCCATCCCCAGAGCATCATCCACTCGATGGTGGAGCTGGTGGATTCGTCGGTGCTGGCGCAGCTGGGCTGGCCCGACATGAAGCTGCCGATTCTCTACTGCCTCAGCTGGCCGGAGCGGCTGGAAACCCCCTGGCGCCGCCTCGATCTCACCGAGGTGGGCACGCTCAGCTTCCGCGCCCCCGACGGCGCCAAGTATCCGTGCATGGCCCTGGCCTACGCGGCCGGCCGCGCCGGCGGCACGATGCCGGCGGTGATGAATGCCGCCAACGAGCAGGCGGTGGCCCTGTTCCTGGAGGAACGGGTGCACTTCCTCGACATTCCGAAACTGATCGAACAGGTCTGCGACCGCCACCGGGCCGACCTCAGCGCCGCCCCCTCGCTCGCTGACGTGCTGGCCGTTGATGCCTGGGCGCGCCAGGCCGTGCGGGAGGCCGCCGCGGCCACCGGCCGCACCCTGCTGACCGCATGA